The following proteins come from a genomic window of Polyangiaceae bacterium:
- a CDS encoding TlpA family protein disulfide reductase, which produces MKTLPVLVLPLALFASACGGPAASGGGPTTGGTEPETASTDGAASEPKGARPPDFELPTLTGDTVRLSDHLGKDVVLLDFWATFCDPCLTAMPHLDEVYKKHKDEGFVVLGISIDGPDSIAEVKTTVAKLGVSFPILLDQETSVVALYNPKTSAPYSVLIGRDGSIITKKEGYTTGDSGAVERDVEAALAKK; this is translated from the coding sequence ATGAAGACCCTCCCCGTCCTCGTCCTCCCCCTCGCCCTATTCGCTTCCGCCTGCGGTGGCCCAGCGGCTTCCGGCGGCGGTCCCACCACCGGTGGCACCGAACCGGAGACGGCTTCGACCGACGGCGCCGCGAGCGAGCCGAAGGGCGCGCGCCCGCCGGACTTCGAGCTCCCCACGCTCACGGGGGACACCGTTCGCTTGAGCGATCACCTGGGCAAGGACGTGGTGCTGCTCGACTTCTGGGCGACGTTCTGTGACCCGTGCCTCACCGCCATGCCGCACCTGGACGAGGTGTACAAGAAGCACAAGGACGAAGGCTTCGTCGTGCTGGGCATCTCGATCGACGGGCCCGACTCCATTGCCGAGGTGAAGACCACCGTCGCCAAGCTCGGCGTTTCCTTCCCGATCTTGCTCGACCAGGAAACGAGCGTGGTCGCGCTCTACAACCCCAAGACCAGCGCGCCCTACTCCGTGCTCATCGGCCGCGACGGCTCGATCATCACGAAGAAGGAAGGCTACACCACGGGCGACTCCGGGGCCGTCGAGCGGGACGTCGAAGCGGCGCTGGCAAAGAAGTAG
- a CDS encoding fibronectin type III domain-containing protein, with amino-acid sequence MRTSIVVCCVFLATACGSSSDDNNPAGGGGTSAGGSSGASTGGTSGAATGGNAGTAGTSGAGSGGASGAGSGGAAGAAGNSAFLSWDAAPADASHGAPTGYRIYHADSPSGAYSVLAEVGNVTSFTAKDLSSGTHCFSVKAFNPAGESATAGCGNGDCCKTIP; translated from the coding sequence ATGCGAACGAGCATCGTGGTGTGTTGTGTGTTTCTCGCTACCGCATGCGGTAGCTCATCGGACGACAACAATCCCGCCGGCGGCGGCGGGACGAGCGCCGGTGGATCATCGGGGGCCAGCACCGGTGGCACGTCGGGAGCCGCCACGGGCGGCAATGCCGGCACGGCTGGGACGTCGGGAGCCGGCAGCGGCGGCGCGTCGGGAGCCGGCAGCGGCGGCGCGGCGGGAGCGGCCGGCAACTCCGCGTTCTTGAGCTGGGACGCCGCCCCGGCCGACGCGAGTCACGGCGCTCCCACCGGCTATCGCATCTACCACGCAGACTCTCCGAGTGGTGCGTACAGCGTGCTCGCCGAAGTGGGCAACGTCACGAGCTTTACCGCCAAGGATCTCTCCTCCGGCACGCATTGCTTCAGCGTCAAGGCATTCAACCCCGCCGGCGAAAGCGCCACGGCCGGCTGCGGCAACGGCGATTGCTGCAAGACCATTCCCTGA
- a CDS encoding sigma-54-dependent Fis family transcriptional regulator, with protein MSRVPDEDEGTRVRPRVAVEPLTTAFEISVVDGPDAGKTWTLGEDGAHVLCGTSPSCAVRLTDPQISRRHAALELSAAGLSVRDLGSTNGTVAGGIVIQDAVLAGGEYLRLGATTLRVDRVSAAVTPADPDSDATAFGRVVGASPEMRRLYPLCEKLAASAIPVVIEGETGTGKELLAEALHELGPRAAAPFVVFDCTAVPASLMDSALFGHERGAFTGATNARAGVFELADGGTLLIDEIGDLELPLQSKLLRAVERSEVQRVGGSTWRKVNTRIIAATRRDLDRAVQDGEFREDLFFRLAVGRIELPPLRRRRGDVELLARHFWRQHDRPDAPFPERLLVRHEGYHWPGNVRELSNLIARHVALGDGEDFSAAAAGDGIADGRDPIAAVLGLPLPEARRRVVAELERRYVAHVLDKHDGHVGKAAAASGIARRYFEVIRARQKKA; from the coding sequence ATGAGTCGGGTGCCTGACGAAGACGAGGGAACGCGCGTCCGCCCTCGCGTTGCGGTCGAGCCCTTGACGACGGCCTTCGAGATCTCCGTCGTGGATGGCCCCGACGCGGGCAAGACCTGGACGCTCGGCGAGGACGGCGCTCACGTGCTGTGCGGCACGAGCCCGAGCTGCGCCGTTCGGCTGACGGACCCGCAGATCTCCCGGCGTCATGCCGCACTCGAGCTGTCCGCGGCCGGCCTCTCGGTGAGAGACCTCGGCTCCACCAACGGAACCGTGGCGGGCGGGATCGTGATCCAAGATGCCGTGTTGGCCGGCGGAGAGTACCTGCGCTTGGGCGCCACCACCCTGCGCGTGGATCGGGTGAGCGCCGCGGTCACCCCGGCGGACCCCGACTCCGACGCCACCGCCTTCGGCCGCGTCGTGGGCGCCAGCCCGGAGATGCGGCGGCTGTACCCCTTGTGCGAGAAGCTCGCGGCGTCTGCCATCCCGGTCGTGATCGAGGGCGAAACCGGCACCGGCAAGGAGCTCTTGGCCGAAGCGCTGCACGAGCTCGGGCCGCGGGCGGCAGCGCCCTTCGTCGTGTTCGACTGCACGGCGGTTCCGGCCAGCTTGATGGACTCGGCGCTGTTCGGTCACGAGCGAGGAGCGTTCACGGGCGCGACCAACGCGCGCGCCGGCGTGTTCGAGCTGGCCGACGGCGGCACCCTGCTGATCGACGAGATCGGCGACCTCGAGCTTCCACTGCAGTCGAAGCTCTTGCGCGCCGTCGAGCGCTCCGAGGTGCAGCGGGTCGGCGGTAGCACTTGGCGCAAGGTGAACACCCGCATCATCGCCGCCACGCGTCGGGACCTGGACCGCGCGGTACAAGACGGCGAGTTTCGCGAGGACCTGTTCTTTCGCCTCGCCGTCGGCCGCATCGAGCTGCCCCCGCTGCGCCGCCGGCGCGGCGACGTCGAGCTCTTGGCCCGACACTTCTGGCGGCAGCACGACAGACCCGACGCCCCCTTTCCGGAGCGGCTCTTGGTGCGCCACGAGGGTTACCACTGGCCTGGGAACGTGCGCGAGCTGTCGAACCTGATCGCTCGGCACGTTGCCCTGGGCGACGGCGAAGATTTCAGCGCGGCGGCGGCGGGCGACGGCATTGCGGACGGTCGCGATCCGATCGCGGCCGTCCTCGGGCTGCCATTGCCGGAAGCCCGGCGCCGCGTGGTCGCCGAGCTCGAGCGTCGCTACGTAGCTCACGTCCTCGACAAGCACGACGGCCACGTCGGCAAGGCGGCCGCTGCGTCGGGCATCGCCCGACGCTACTTCGAGGTCATCCGCGCCCGCCAGAAGAAGGCGTAG
- a CDS encoding carboxypeptidase regulatory-like domain-containing protein has translation MLSIGMVRRFRIALLAAAFLCLACPPARADDANVEACLTAHTSGQKARRDGKLLEAKEQFVHCAAQTCPDIVKQQCVPWLADIESRIPTVVLAVRDANGRDLANVRVTLDGTPLLSRLDGRSVPLDPGMHTFRFEAPGFAASKRSFMVRESEQGRLLRVEMKPLTKRLASTPPEPARSNFPVMAAVVGGVGVVAIGAGGYFFFDGKSDVSHLRDSCAPGCQESDVDRARTKIRVADVLLGTGIIALGVATFLALDSGGDERHARAPTTAIVF, from the coding sequence ATGCTATCCATCGGCATGGTGCGCCGCTTTCGTATCGCGCTGCTCGCCGCAGCATTCCTGTGCTTGGCGTGCCCTCCGGCGCGCGCCGATGACGCGAACGTGGAGGCCTGCCTGACGGCGCACACCAGCGGACAGAAAGCGCGCCGCGACGGAAAGCTGTTGGAGGCGAAAGAGCAGTTCGTTCACTGCGCGGCGCAAACCTGCCCGGACATCGTGAAGCAGCAGTGCGTTCCGTGGCTCGCTGACATCGAGTCGAGGATCCCCACGGTGGTCCTCGCGGTGCGAGACGCGAACGGCCGAGACTTGGCCAACGTCCGGGTCACGCTCGACGGCACGCCGCTCCTCTCGCGCCTCGACGGCCGCAGCGTGCCGCTCGATCCGGGCATGCACACGTTCCGCTTCGAAGCGCCCGGCTTCGCAGCCAGCAAGCGGAGCTTCATGGTGCGAGAGAGCGAGCAAGGGCGCCTCCTGCGCGTGGAGATGAAGCCGCTCACGAAGCGTCTTGCCTCTACACCTCCGGAGCCGGCGCGGTCCAACTTTCCCGTGATGGCCGCCGTCGTCGGCGGGGTGGGCGTCGTGGCCATCGGGGCCGGCGGCTATTTCTTCTTCGACGGCAAGAGCGACGTTTCCCACTTGCGGGACAGCTGCGCGCCGGGCTGCCAGGAGTCGGACGTGGATCGCGCACGCACCAAGATCCGCGTCGCAGACGTCTTGCTCGGCACCGGCATCATCGCGTTGGGCGTCGCCACGTTCCTCGCCCTCGACTCGGGCGGCGACGAGCGCCACGCGCGAGCGCCGACTACGGCGATCGTGTTCTGA
- a CDS encoding serine/threonine protein kinase, with product MPAPEFPRRVGRYAIFDEIAAGGMATVHFGRLIGGEGFTRRVAIKRMFPQFAKDPDFLAMFLDEARLSARILHPNVVQTLDVVRAGDELLIVMEYVHGESLSRLLRRARASNAPKPSLGVSLRLVLDVLSGLEAAHSAKSEAGTPLGIVHRDVSPQNLLVGADGLGRLIDFGIAKARGRMRTTPSGQVKGKLAYMAPEQMSGAAITRQSDIYAVGVLTWELLTGRRLFSGETDAQTLALALGSKVPAPSTLADVPRELDELVARALMRDPRQRFALASEMAGRIESCAALASTSEVRRWVAAVAGEELSRRERRFVEIESAPLEAPETVPASAPALPEAKPRTVGHDDATVTTAVGEVRHEDAEPVRRRGRLVALAAVLAIIVIATGLTLSTTRRGTAPSASEGATGAPAAPPVALPEEKPAPSASTAAAASASAPASASAAPTKPRATPRNRPPAPTVKKRTNCNPPYYVDSDGIQHIKRECL from the coding sequence GCCATCAAGCGCATGTTCCCCCAGTTCGCCAAGGACCCGGACTTCCTGGCCATGTTCCTGGACGAAGCTCGACTCAGCGCCCGCATCTTGCATCCCAACGTGGTGCAGACCCTCGACGTCGTTCGCGCTGGGGACGAGCTCCTGATCGTCATGGAGTACGTCCACGGGGAATCCCTCTCCCGGCTGCTTCGACGCGCGCGAGCGTCGAACGCTCCCAAGCCGTCCTTGGGCGTCAGTCTGCGCCTCGTCCTCGACGTGCTGAGCGGCCTGGAAGCGGCTCACTCGGCGAAGAGCGAGGCGGGCACGCCCCTCGGCATCGTTCACCGGGACGTGTCGCCGCAGAACCTGCTGGTGGGCGCGGACGGTCTGGGCCGGCTGATCGATTTCGGGATCGCCAAGGCCCGCGGACGCATGCGCACGACCCCGAGCGGCCAGGTAAAAGGCAAGCTCGCCTACATGGCTCCGGAGCAGATGTCCGGGGCGGCCATCACGCGCCAGTCCGACATCTACGCCGTGGGCGTCCTCACCTGGGAGCTTCTGACCGGCCGGCGGCTGTTCAGCGGCGAAACCGACGCTCAGACGCTGGCCCTGGCGCTGGGCAGCAAGGTCCCCGCGCCGAGCACGCTGGCCGACGTGCCGCGGGAGCTCGACGAGCTCGTCGCGCGCGCGCTGATGCGTGATCCGCGGCAGCGCTTCGCTCTGGCCAGCGAGATGGCCGGGCGCATCGAGTCCTGTGCAGCGCTGGCCAGCACCTCCGAGGTTCGCCGCTGGGTGGCCGCCGTCGCCGGCGAAGAGCTGAGCCGACGGGAGCGGCGCTTCGTCGAGATCGAGTCGGCCCCACTCGAAGCGCCGGAGACCGTCCCCGCATCGGCGCCCGCGCTTCCCGAGGCCAAGCCGCGAACCGTCGGGCACGACGATGCGACGGTCACCACGGCCGTGGGCGAGGTACGGCACGAGGACGCGGAGCCGGTGCGGCGGCGAGGCCGGCTCGTGGCGTTGGCGGCCGTGCTCGCCATCATCGTCATCGCCACGGGGCTCACCCTGAGCACGACACGCCGGGGAACGGCTCCCTCCGCCTCTGAAGGCGCCACCGGCGCGCCTGCGGCGCCGCCGGTCGCACTCCCCGAGGAGAAACCCGCGCCGAGCGCGTCCACCGCGGCGGCCGCCTCCGCGTCCGCCCCGGCGTCCGCCAGCGCCGCGCCCACCAAGCCCCGAGCAACGCCCCGGAATCGCCCTCCGGCGCCCACGGTCAAGAAGCGGACGAACTGCAACCCGCCCTACTACGTCGATTCGGACGGGATTCAACACATCAAGCGCGAGTGCCTGTAG